The following proteins are co-located in the Solea senegalensis isolate Sse05_10M linkage group LG12, IFAPA_SoseM_1, whole genome shotgun sequence genome:
- the nudt22 gene encoding uridine diphosphate glucose pyrophosphatase NUDT22, with translation MTDPEVSVLLHCAAWRGLLESRVQVELSERYNRQTDDAVEHHIEEVWRERVSREPWLFNGAKFRLHSFCFTSLKSTSSTCCTSPKHLPCTHSCEVHHQEDQEDKLPNCQRREGLWGSGDAAQKSLDLRPGTENVEGVIHQSVGTLDQASSHSSKNTDDPESGPLLTLRLGLTCYKDYLGTNWSCRVAGLRQRGEAEFNDPMVMLSQPLGVGAILCTNDGQVVMIRRSQRVAEAGGLLDIPGGHPEPKAVCESLGQAGCEEISMAMMQRRPEAVVSELFASVCAEIRDEVNVPLSCLGQPVLMGVALNHTSAERPSAEFYVSCSLTSEDVRQLYWKGGAEAHESTDIIFLSRAEVLQLDRSCPLWSELCPSAKGAVLLYQTVKPDGD, from the exons ATGACGGACCCTGaagtgtctgtgctgctgcactgTGCAGCCTGGAGGGGGCTGCTGGAGTCACGAGTGCAAGTGGAACTTTCTGAACG ATATAACAGGCAGACAGATGATGCTGTAGAGCATCACATAGAAGAGGTGTGGAGGGAGCGGGTGTCCAGGGAGCCGTGGCTCTTCAATGGGGCCAAATTCAGACTTCACTCTTTCTGCTTCACCTCCTTAAAGTCGACCTCATCAACATGCTGTACTTCTCCCAAACATCTGCCCTGCACCCATTCATGTGAAGTACACCATCAGGAAGATCAGGAAGATAAATTACCAAACTGCCAAAGACGAGAGGGCTTGTGGGGATCGGGGGATGCTGCTCAGAAGAGTTTGGACCTAAGACCAGGAACAGAAAACGTAGAAGGTGTCATCCATCAAAGTGTTGGTACACTGGACCAAGCTTCCTCACACTCctctaaaaacacagatgatcCAGAGAGTGGGCCTCTCCTCACTCTGAGACTCGGCCTGACATGCTATAAGGACTACCTCGGAACCAACTGGTCCTGTCGAGTGGCAGGGCTCCGTCAGCGCGGAGAGGCAGAGTTCAATGATCCCATGGTGATGCTGTCTCAACCTCTGGGTGTGGGCGCCATCCTGTGTACTAATGACGGACAGGTGGTGATGATCAGGAGGAGCCAGAGGGTGGCAGAGGCGGGGGGACTACTGGACATTCCTGGAGGCCACCCAGAGCCAAAG GCAGTGTGTGAGAGTCTAGGTCAGGCAGGATGTGAGGAGATCAGCATGGCGATGATGCAACGGAGGCCGGAGGCCGTCGTCTCAGAGCTGTTTGCGTCTGTGTGCGCTGAGATCAGAGACGAG GTGAATGTTCCTCTGAGCTGCCTCGGACAGCCTGTCCTGATGGGCGTCGCTCTGAATCACACCAGCGCTGAAAGACCAAGCGCCGAGTTCTACGTCAG TTGCTCACTGACGTCTGAAGACGTCAGACAGTTGTACTGGAAAGGGGGAGCAGAGGCGCACGAGTCCACGGACATCATCTTCCTCAGCAGAGCA GAGGTGTTGCAGCTGGACAGGAGCTGTCCTCTGTGGTCAGAGCTGTGTCCTTCAGCTAAAGGAGCAGTGCTGCTTTATCAGACTGTGAAGCCCGATGGAGACTGA